A single bacterium DNA region contains:
- a CDS encoding alpha-amylase/4-alpha-glucanotransferase domain-containing protein has protein sequence MPVLFHLHQPAGNFPGTFEHAFDRSYSPLVGALRASGLKFNLHISGALLEWLLSARRPFIELLRSLVAAGRLEILGGGYYEPILPMIPSGDRHRQLTRLAARVEEVFGRRPLGAWLAERVWEPELAADLAHAGYRYTLLDDRHFLDLGWRREEAHALFSTEHDGEALAVFPIDEPIRYLIPWEKPERTVEYLAGCRRNEADGRAVVVVMSDAEKMGLWPARRGTTYDLCYREGWMARFLDGLSAPPWLDTALLSDILELEPPRRLVYLPTASYDRMGVWALPTEARSRLESLPGRLEEAGLAPELRLEVERFARGTHWRNFLVKYPAAGRLHLAYLYTRDRLADSEDTLEPAEADRLLDLLDAAAVNDVYWHGLFGGVYYHFLRHHCYRCLAGVLARLDRGSRRRVALCDYERLGRPGVVISDSAQTVVLDHGGAVLDWLSKAPPAGLAGGFTRIAEPYHRGGERGFTVDRARRGFCRLVVMPGNAAKERLLAGTGEALFPELTGPEVHGGWIGYTGSVPLGRGKVEVELVYSPVRGGWSCEVRISNPGPRPVALTLALDSSPSPPSGPRDLKLTLRCAGGSGPVPQKITRRDGRGSVASWSLADRRAGLVVKSEAEPVADLWSSPLITVEGTEGGIKRSWQGLQLVWAWSVRLAPGEERRMGARFTLSRGGAP, from the coding sequence GTGCCGGTCCTTTTTCACCTGCACCAGCCCGCCGGTAATTTTCCAGGAACCTTCGAGCACGCCTTCGACCGGAGCTACTCACCGCTCGTCGGTGCGCTCAGGGCGAGCGGGTTGAAGTTCAACCTCCACATCTCCGGGGCGCTCCTGGAGTGGCTGCTATCGGCCCGGCGCCCATTCATCGAGCTTCTGCGCTCGCTCGTCGCCGCCGGTCGGTTGGAGATTCTGGGGGGAGGCTACTACGAGCCGATTCTGCCCATGATCCCCTCCGGAGACCGCCACCGGCAGCTCACCCGCCTGGCCGCCCGCGTGGAGGAAGTCTTCGGCCGCCGGCCTCTGGGTGCCTGGCTGGCCGAGCGGGTCTGGGAGCCGGAACTGGCCGCCGACCTGGCCCACGCCGGGTACCGCTACACGCTGTTGGACGACCGGCACTTCCTCGATTTGGGCTGGCGACGGGAGGAGGCGCACGCCCTCTTCTCCACGGAGCACGACGGGGAGGCCCTGGCGGTCTTTCCCATAGACGAGCCCATCCGGTACCTCATCCCGTGGGAGAAGCCGGAGCGGACCGTGGAGTACCTGGCGGGTTGCCGTCGAAACGAGGCCGACGGGCGCGCCGTCGTGGTCGTGATGAGCGACGCCGAGAAGATGGGCCTCTGGCCCGCCCGCCGGGGCACGACCTACGACCTGTGCTACCGCGAGGGGTGGATGGCCCGTTTCCTGGATGGTCTCTCGGCCCCGCCCTGGCTCGATACGGCGCTCCTTTCGGATATTCTTGAGCTGGAGCCGCCTCGCCGCCTCGTCTACCTCCCCACGGCCTCCTACGACCGGATGGGGGTCTGGGCGCTCCCCACCGAGGCCCGGTCCCGTCTGGAGTCGCTTCCCGGGCGGCTCGAAGAGGCCGGCCTGGCCCCCGAGCTCCGGCTCGAGGTGGAACGGTTTGCCCGGGGAACCCACTGGCGCAACTTTCTGGTGAAGTACCCCGCGGCCGGCCGCCTGCACCTGGCTTACCTCTACACCCGTGACCGCCTCGCCGACTCGGAAGATACCCTGGAGCCCGCCGAGGCGGACCGCCTGCTGGACCTCCTCGACGCCGCCGCCGTGAACGACGTCTACTGGCACGGCCTCTTCGGAGGGGTGTACTACCACTTCCTCCGCCACCACTGCTACCGTTGCCTGGCCGGGGTGCTGGCCCGGCTGGACCGCGGCTCCCGCCGCCGGGTCGCCCTGTGCGACTACGAGAGGCTCGGCCGGCCCGGGGTTGTAATTTCCGACTCGGCGCAGACGGTGGTTCTGGATCACGGTGGGGCGGTGCTGGACTGGCTGTCCAAGGCCCCGCCCGCCGGTCTGGCCGGGGGATTCACCCGCATCGCCGAGCCGTACCACCGGGGGGGCGAGCGCGGTTTCACCGTGGACCGGGCCCGACGCGGATTCTGCCGGCTGGTCGTCATGCCCGGCAACGCCGCGAAGGAGCGCCTGCTGGCCGGGACCGGGGAGGCCCTCTTCCCCGAGCTCACGGGCCCCGAGGTGCACGGGGGATGGATCGGCTATACCGGGTCGGTTCCCCTCGGGCGGGGAAAGGTCGAGGTCGAGCTCGTGTACTCACCGGTCCGTGGCGGGTGGAGTTGCGAGGTGCGTATCTCCAACCCCGGGCCGAGGCCGGTCGCCCTGACCCTGGCGTTGGATTCCTCCCCCTCGCCGCCCAGCGGTCCCCGTGATCTCAAGTTGACCCTCCGTTGCGCGGGGGGTTCGGGGCCGGTTCCGCAAAAAATCACCCGGCGCGACGGGCGCGGGTCCGTCGCTTCCTGGTCGCTGGCCGACCGCCGGGCGGGCCTCGTCGTTAAAAGCGAGGCGGAGCCGGTCGCGGACCTCTGGTCATCTCCCTTAATCACCGTCGAGGGCACCGAGGGGGGGATAAAGAGGAGCTGGCAGGGGCTGCAGCTCGTCTGGGCCTGGTCGGTGCGGCTGGCGCCGGGCGAGGAGAGGCGGATGGGGGCGCGCTTCACCCTATCCCGCGGCGGTGCGCCGTGA
- a CDS encoding polysaccharide deacetylase family protein: MTTPDWLILSFGAGLLLLVVFLRFYHRRRYGTVRPEPVVILTYHKVQNRPELGGTWLTVGAFRRQMEFVRSSGLPFLHLTDYLDTLGRGGDAGRGVVLTFDDGYESVYTGAWPVLRKLGLPATVFLVTGYMGRANDWDQPLARGAFRHLSWEQAREMAADGLVRFASHGVTHRDLTALDDAALEREFYESRAAITGELGRVPEAFSYPFGRFDARVVTALREAGYTYGIAVTSSPGGSRRNPLAVARTGMYLTDGVNALAVRLGLRSPGRYWAEDLNNRMINRFTLLTASLQRGRRSRRG, from the coding sequence GTGACGACCCCCGATTGGCTTATCCTCTCCTTCGGGGCGGGGCTTCTTTTACTCGTCGTTTTTCTGCGTTTTTACCACCGGCGGCGCTACGGGACGGTGCGCCCCGAGCCGGTCGTCATCCTGACCTACCACAAGGTGCAGAACCGCCCCGAGCTCGGAGGGACCTGGCTCACCGTGGGAGCCTTCCGGCGGCAGATGGAGTTCGTCCGTTCCTCCGGGCTCCCGTTCCTCCACCTCACGGATTACCTGGACACCCTCGGGCGTGGCGGTGACGCGGGGAGGGGGGTTGTGCTCACCTTCGACGACGGCTACGAATCGGTGTACACGGGGGCGTGGCCCGTGTTGCGGAAATTGGGGCTGCCGGCCACCGTTTTTCTGGTGACCGGTTACATGGGGCGGGCGAACGACTGGGACCAGCCCCTGGCTCGCGGCGCCTTCCGCCACCTGAGTTGGGAACAGGCGCGGGAGATGGCCGCCGACGGCCTCGTCCGTTTCGCAAGCCACGGCGTCACCCACCGGGACCTCACCGCGTTGGACGACGCCGCGCTAGAGAGGGAGTTCTACGAGTCCCGGGCGGCGATAACCGGGGAGCTGGGTCGGGTCCCGGAGGCCTTCAGCTACCCCTTCGGCCGCTTCGACGCCCGGGTCGTGACCGCCCTCCGGGAGGCCGGTTACACCTACGGAATCGCCGTGACATCGTCGCCGGGGGGGAGCCGTCGAAATCCCCTGGCCGTGGCCCGGACGGGCATGTACCTCACCGACGGCGTGAACGCCCTGGCGGTCAGATTGGGCCTGCGTTCGCCGGGGCGCTACTGGGCCGAGGACTTGAACAACCGGATGATCAACCGTTTCACCCTTCTGACCGCCTCCTTGCAGAGAGGGCGGCGTTCCCGGCGCGGTTGA